The DNA segment TGACTGACGCGCTTGCTGGGCCGGCCAGCAAGACGACGAACATGGCCGTTGCCAACAGCAGCGCCGAGGCAAGCACCGTCGGGCGATTGCGGAAGGTACGGAGTGTAACTGTCGAATCCATATCGACCCCCAATCCAAGCGGGCTTTCCGGATATGGCGAACTTTCCCCGAGCATTGCACAGGCAATCAGACCTGTCGAACGCGCTCCGCGTTCCCGGCCACGCCCGGTTGCCGCGAGACGGCCACGCACGAACGCCGAATGGATCGCTTGCAGGCGGTGCCGCGGGGGCGGTGGGGGGACCGCGGAGGAACGCGGTGCGGAGCCTCAGGGACCGCCCAGCGTCCCCCGCTCGCGTTCCGGGAGCGGTGGGCCCCGGGCCCTCGCGGCAGCCGCCGACACCGCCGGGACGTGATGGTTTGGCAGTTGCTTGTCGAGCGGAGGCGGAGTCGAGGCGAGCGAGCGTTAGCGAGGGAGACCGAGCGCAGCCGGAGCGAGTTCGCGAGCGAAGCGAGCTAAACGGCTACTTGACCGTCCAGGTGTCCCCGGAGTGCAACAGCCGGGTCAGGTCGCCGGCCCCGAGCTTGGCCGTGGCCTGCTCGATCTGGGCGTCCATGGCCTCGCCGTACACCGGCCGGGCGGTGTCCCGGAACACCCCGATGCAGGTGGGCTGGGTGGGCCGGCGTGACAGGTGGGCCAGCTGGAAGGCCAGGGTGGGGTCCTCGCGGTGGGCGTCGTGGACGACGATGCGCTCGGACGGGGTCGACTCGGCCTCCCCGATCTCCAGGCGGCCGTTCTCCCCGATCGCCACGCAGCGGCGGCCGTCGTCGAACACCACCGGCTGGCCGTCCTCCAGGCGGATCTGGTTGTGCTGGGCGCCGTGCTGCTTGTCCCGCACGGCGTCGAACGCCCCGTCGTTGAACACGTTGCAGTTCTGGTAGATCTCGACGAACGCGGCTCCCTGGTGCTGCGAGGCCGCCCGCAGCACCGAGGTGAGGTGCTGCCGGTCGTTGTCGATGGTCCGG comes from the Actinomycetota bacterium genome and includes:
- a CDS encoding 2-oxoacid:ferredoxin oxidoreductase subunit beta — protein: MAFSKRDFTSDQEVRWCPGCGDYAILAAVQSFMPELGVPPHRTVFVSGIGCSGRFVYYMDTYGVHGIHGRAPAIATGLATSRPDLSIWVITGDGDGLSIGGNHLIHALRRNVNLKILLFNNQIYGLTKGQYSPTSEEGKVTKSTPFGSLDHPFNPVALALGAEATFVARTIDNDRQHLTSVLRAASQHQGAAFVEIYQNCNVFNDGAFDAVRDKQHGAQHNQIRLEDGQPVVFDDGRRCVAIGENGRLEIGEAESTPSERIVVHDAHREDPTLAFQLAHLSRRPTQPTCIGVFRDTARPVYGEAMDAQIEQATAKLGAGDLTRLLHSGDTWTVK